A window of Ananas comosus cultivar F153 linkage group 11, ASM154086v1, whole genome shotgun sequence genomic DNA:
aaaattagtgttgtATCTTTAGGTCTTTACATCTTTACAGTAGGGATGCTAATTCAACTCGTTGTTCACAAGtcaactcgtgttcgactcgaaatgaaatcaaaattgaatcgctcgtttaacaaacgagccaaatacgagctgaatttttcagctcatttaataaacaaggcgaacacgagctagggtcatctcgtgttcggctcgataataattaaaattaagctcgtttaataaacaagccgaacaNAATTTTtagtcaaaaatatatatatataaagccgAGTTCAATTATAAAGACTTATCTATACTAAtctatgaatccccaatatctTGCTGACATGGCATTACCTCCTTCTTGCTGATATCGCTTCAAAGAAAAATTATTCGTCGAATGTTTTTTTGGTTGCTAGCGATTTTCACTatcattaaaagaaaaaaaaagttttctaaattattttcgaaCTGCATTAGTTATTAGAGGTGACGAATGACGTATGATCGACCAATGATTGTTCACGGGAGAGGAAATACAGTTTACCGGAATTACAGCAAATGTTGGTTGAGATGGCTTGCAGTTTTGCGCCATCTACTCCTCCTAGTAATGGGTTCGGCGCCGGAGTATCGACCGGAGATGCGAAAAGATTCGGCAATGGTACGTGCAGATCGAATGGCGGAAATGAAATCCGGCGTTCGTGCGTCAGGTGTAGGGAGATTCGGCAGCACCGGCTCTTATTATGTGCAGCACTTGTCCAGATTTAGAGATGTTGtgtgtataaatatttttgtagttAATTGGATGAGTTAATTTTGGGAATAGTGAAGCTAgaaattttgggtttttgtgaTCGAAAATAAGAAGGGAACTTCAATTAGGTTTATTGTGGTTTTGCGTATTTTTAATTTGctattttgtggtttaaaatattttaccattttattttatagtctTGTTTTTGTTTGGTTGTGGAAATCTGACatcaagaaaaattttaaaatgctaaAATTGGTAAATTAAGGGATGATAAcgtaatatattttacaaattataagATGTTTGTATATGCTAGTGTTGTTCACCTTTTAAGTTGATAGAAACGTATAGTATTTATCTGaggtaattttaaatttgactatttaatcaaaatatttattttattatcagtCTTTAAATCTATTTGACTTTGAAACTTAAGttccttttctattttaataaattttatagttacGAAACTTACATCAAATACTTAGTGTATTTGATGTAAGTTTCgtaactataaaatttattaaaatagaaaaggaaCTTAAGTTTTGAAGTCAAATTATCGTTTActtattcaaattaaatgatatgacagtaaaatttattttttgaaatatcagATTGtagattcaaaataatttttaccttTTATTATCATGTGAGATTGGATTGATGTCCGGTTTTGTTTAGACCTGGGCGAAACTCTGGGCTGGGCTGGGCCTGATTGTGGGCTTGGATTTGTTGGCTGGTCTGAGGCCGGATCGGCccagtatatatttttatatatgtatatttgtatatataaaattcagaATATTCATGATTTGAATTGTAATTTTTCTACTGTACCCCAAGAGGTAAAGTAAGTGGCATTCCTTCTTGGAAAGGCTATGGGCCAATGATTTAAAACACGGTTCGAACTGGCAAGTTTGATCAGTCTGATCGTAGCCTAGTTTATGAAGTGATTCTGTTCAACTCTTTAAactaaataagtaaaaaaattactttaaacCGTTTGAATCAGGTTAGGTGGTATATATATAACTGATAAGCGCAAGAAAGtgattttttggtcttttcggTCTTTTTTTGAATTCTTGGAAGCAGTTTCACCCTCTTTTCCAAATCTTTGGTCTTTTCTTGAAATTTTGGAGGGAGCTATGTGCGTGacatagggatgtcaatggatatggatatccgaaattttatctgaatccgaatccgaataaaACGAATATATCCgatagatatggatatggattggaatatagattcggatatgaatatcaaaatttaaaacccgacgaatatgaattcggatatggattttaatTGTAcccaacccgaatccgaacccgatccgaacccgaatttattttgtattatatatatatatatatatatatatatatatNaatataatatattttgaaatattgaaaaaagaaataattgtttcgggttcaaattttcgggttcggattcgtgtttcggatttttgatcggattcgggtttgaatatagattattaaaatccgtcaggttcggattcggattttcaaaaacccgccccgaatccgatccgttgacatctctagcgTGACGGCACGTTTACCACCCTCATGAAAACAaatgctttatttaattatctcgcgcactcctttttttttctataataacGAATTAATAAAAAGAGTATTATTACAAGAGTGTTGGAACCTATTCAACTAAGATATGATTAGATCACTTCACCATCTAATAATATTGAAGGGtttttattcattttcagtGGGAGACAACTCTTTTCACGCATCAATGCTTCTGAGAAATGCTATCATATAGATTTTCAATGAGtttgtattaaaaaataccAGATGAGTTTTGGCTCCCTTCactgtgtaaaaaaaaaaaaaaagtttagaaggtcTAGATCATGTACAATAATACTGATCATTGATTTGAgaattttatcatcgaaaataaatcgataGTAAATTAAGCAGTtttctattaatagtatttctagtttatatatatatatatatatatagagttttgctagaatactatcggtagtaaacgagccattTTACTactcatttattttcaatgatagaactttcaaattgacgatcggctccgttgaacatgatctataccacttgaaatgtttagaacttaaattttaaatcttttcgacatcatttgcctaatgatcaaaggatttcaaaatttgtaattttaatggtcgataagaggcgttttctcgtttaacggcgtaaagatatcaaaatcaattaaatttttgttagaaaattctttaaactatttaaaacaagatctatactcttgatcttgattacaagactcctatcatcattttttaaagagtattcattttcagccttttatttttctgttcatttgatgaataaaagaacaatatcgaaagtgcatgaaatttgatttctaggtaatttaaatggtttagatcatatttaacgaagccgatcgtcaatttggaagctctatcatcgaaaacaaatcgataTTAAACGTCTTGTTTACCTACCGattagtattctagctcaagtatatataagtattatgatattatatatataatatatatatatatatatatatagagtgctaggctactatattatctatagtaccgagctccggtactatagtgtttgctTTCGATCTTTAGGGgcgtgttcaaatcaacgatccacaccgttaaaactgatctagggatttaaagtttctagaaataaaattttatattttttcgacatagtttacctGTATGatcaactatttcaaaattgtcaattttcaatgactaTTATGGCGAGTTGGAGTTTACGTgtaaaagaatctaaatttcttcaaattttgatagaaaatactttaaaatatatagattaaagTAACattctgatcttgaatttaaaagttctatgctcaaattttaaaaattattcaatttccaccgtccattttgatataatttatttactaaataaacgatatcgaaaaaaactaaattttattcctaagaaattcatataccttagatcatatttaacgtgtggatcattgatttgaatgccctaagataaaaacaaaacactaatagtaccggagctcgtataatagatagtatagtagcctaattataatatatatatattatatatagtatatatatatatatatatatatatatatataattaggctggaatactattaatagtaaaacattctttttactatcaagtttttacccTTGGATGAAACGTTTAGGGTTAgtatgatattagtcagtttaGAGTTAAGGTGgttcccttagggttgagtggtcgccacagggttatagtatttaatccaatggttagaaatgatgaaaagagttgatctcaaaggctaaaaaactggtacaACAATGgcattttgctactaatagtgcCATccaatcttatatatatatatatatagagagagagagagagagagagagagagaattaagtTGGAACATATGCTAAGCCTACCGTCTACAAAAAGAGTAATCCATTttctaagatttaaatttttaaaaaagtttagcAATGAAAAAAGGGATGATAAGAATAGAAATATggactaataaaattataaccAACTTTTGGTTGTAGGACTAACAACGTTATATCTATATTTCCCAGGTGATAATTTTTGGGCGGTTCAAAACATTTCATTCTTTGTCGGTATTCTTTAACGCATTTATATATGGACCAACTGCCAAGCAATTTCAGATCGAGATGGTCAACTATGTTAGATATAGTATccttatatctatatatctttattatacAAAGATTTCGAATCAAAATATGGATGCTAAAcaaatattgaattttatatatctatatatgtatgaGTTGGACTTACATATTTGGACGAATAagaattcttcttcttcttttttttttagagatagatagcacgctatccgtttcgtttattttatttagaaataaacttagctggaaatatgaatcaactagaattcgaacttgagtctcgagtaccaaccacagaatcttttgccacttgctctagggacggtcggttggaCGAATAAGAATTCACTACGGGGCATATTTGACCTTGTGAGTGCTGTTGAGGGAAAGAAAAGTCTAatgataagtttttttttttttagagagattggtagcatgctatctatttcgtttatttcatttaaaaatagatTTAGCTGGAAAAGtcaatcaactaggattcgaacttgagtctcaaATACTAAAcatcaagtcttttgccacttgctctaaggatgGTCGGTAAGTCTAATGATAAGTTGTTTGCATATATGTATGATCTGTTTGTCtctatatctaattttttatatctgAATAGTATCATGATTCATTGATTCGAACAGTGTAAGCACCGAATATCTATATCCTTATATGCATTCGAATTCCGGGTAAATACACTCGGATATATATCATATACAGTAATGTAAGCAGGCAAACAACAATTAATGAAGGtgcaaaatcaaatttgacaCTTAGGAAAGCAAATGTAGTGCAACTAGCTTTTCCTTTAAAATTGTTTGGAAATGCGAATACATCTAGAAAGCTATTTGGTTGCATACATTTTCAACTGCAttgcagttgaaaatacatgtatctattaattttttgtttagtttGGTATAGTTAAGCCCAACTACTGCAGTTATATATGCATGAGAAGACCCAATTGCAGCAGTTGCAGTTGAGCCGGAATCGACTctcccattaaaaaaaaaacaaagtatgatttttttttttcatacgttttttttttaattttttttttttaaatacatatTCATAAAATCTGATAGGATTTAGTAATGTCTGTTAgggtcaataaatttttttcatatgctttttatttttcagtttgctaatttaataatatctaaatttttattttgaccaaatttataatatatttatatttaaaacttattaaattcatatataattttataatatataaattatatatagatataaaaatcttaattaataattaaaaaataattacgtTATGCTAAGAATAGATAATCTCAcctttctatctaaaaattgacagaatttacaaatacaaaCTTTTGCAAACtaccaaacagaaaaaatataattgcagCAGTTGCAATTGCATCAAACTAAACAGACTAGGGCTTAGTTtagtattgaggtctatctaacgctattcgataaaatagagttgagaaaaaagcatataaagatatgcttctgcattctccggtgggaccgcagaaaatatatcgtaaccgactcatcgcgatatgcggaacgcaatattacgtacggaaacaaacaaggTATTTTTCAAACGTACTTTCTTACCACACGTAACGTAATCTTCCCGCAATTCTAAACGAAGCCTAGGTACAGTTATAACTGTAACATAtacttttaattatattatttttatagctacatcaaaccaaacagccctAACGGAGACGAAGTCTATTGTCTTAGTTATTAGCTCTTTTTCAGTACAGAAAGATTAATTATTTAGTGTTCAAATTGTGCAACTCCTGAATGAACTCCTCCAGGGCTATGTAGGAGCTCCCGCCTTCCCTCACCGCCTCCACCGCCTTCCTTCCGAGCTCCTTGGCCCGATCCCTGACCGCCCTCCCTCTTTCGCCCCGCACCGCCTCCGCCAGCGTCCGCGCGAGCTCGTGGGGGTCGGGCACCGCCGCCAAACCGCCGTCGCACGCGGGGAGCGCCACGCCGGCCTCCTCGACCAGCAGCCGCGCGTTCACGTGCTGGTCGGCGGTCATCGGCCACGTCAGCATCGCCACCCCGGCCGACGCCGCCTCCACCAGCGAGTTCCAGCCGCAGTGCGTCACGAACCACCCGACCGCCGCGTGCGCCAGTATCGCCACCTGCGGGGCCCACCCCCGCAGCACCAGCCCCCGCCCCCCGACCCTCTTATCGAACCCCTCCGGCACCTCCGTGCCCCCCCGCGCCGCCCACACGAACACCGCCCCGCTCCgctccagcgccgccgccgccgccgccgcctgcgcCGGCGTCAGCACCGCCAGGCTCCCGAAGCACACGTACACCACCGACCCCTCCGGGAACCGGTCGAGCCACGCCGACACTTCCGCCGCCGGCACCGAGCTGGGCCCGCCGCGGTCatcggcggcgccggcgccgccgaccTCCGCGGCCGCGGCGGCTAGGGGCCCCACCGCCCACACCCGCTTCCGCGCGAGATCGTCGAGCGGGCGCTCCAAGTAGGCCTCCTCGAGCGCCTCGAGCGAGTTCGCGACGAAGCCGTGGCTCTCGAGGTTCCAGAGGAAGTTGCGCCGCACGGATTCGGAGAGCGGGTCGCCTTCCTTGTACGACCTGAAGAGGCGGGAGAGCTTGGGCAAGGGGTAGCTCGGGGAGTTGGGTATGGAGGGGAAGGGGACGAGGTagtcctcgccctcgccctcgccctcgccctcgccctcgggCCTCTTGGGCATGCGCAGGAAGAGGGAGTGGATCACGGCGGTGCCGAGGACGCCGGAGGGGGAGAAGACGAAGCCAGGGACGCCGAGCTCGGCGGCGAGGGGCTGGGCCCAGCCCACGGAGATGTCGGAGACGACGGCGCAGACGGGCCTCGGGTGGGCCCGGGCCCAGGAGAGGAGCGGGCCGTGGAGAGAGGCGAGGGCGAGCATCAGGATGCCGAAGTAGGTCGGGGCCATGTCCTTGGCGTTCTCGAGGCCCGGGGGGAGGGAGGGgtgggagagggggagggagaggggctGGATGGAGGGGGACttggagaggagaggggagaggagggggaggttCCCCGAGCTCACGGCCACGGTCACGGCCACGCCGCGCCTCGCGAGGAGGTGGGCGAGGTCGAGGAGTGGGAGCATGTGTCCCTGCGCCGGGAACGGTATCACGAGCACGTGGGGAGCTCCGTCGTGGGTTTCCGCCATTGTTGACACacagaatctctctctctctctctctctctctctctctaccctttGGGGATTATGCGGATCGGCGCCAAGTGGCGGGTCCGACGATTGCCTTTGTCagttgctttctctctctctctctctctctctaagaacacaggtttttttttcctttccgtCTGTGAACGTGGGAGCATGTGCCCCTTTAAccccaaataaaaaatttgtggGGTGGCCGAGTGGGGCACCCCACCGTAGGAATAGGGATGGTATTAAGTTAATCCCatccttatttaattttttaatataaatataatttttaattttaaaatttaaaattttaaatatttaaattttaaaatttaaaattattattttaattatttaaattttaaatttgatattttatatttgtaactttaaatttttaaatttgagacttaaaattataaatttaaatttaaattttaaaatttaaaatatttaaattttaaatttaaattcaaatataaaaattaggataaaattattattttttatttataataatttact
This region includes:
- the LOC109716995 gene encoding UDP-glycosyltransferase 89B1-like gives rise to the protein MAETHDGAPHVLVIPFPAQGHMLPLLDLAHLLARRGVAVTVAVSSGNLPLLSPLLSKSPSIQPLSLPLSHPSLPPGLENAKDMAPTYFGILMLALASLHGPLLSWARAHPRPVCAVVSDISVGWAQPLAAELGVPGFVFSPSGVLGTAVIHSLFLRMPKRPEGEGEGEGEGEDYLVPFPSIPNSPSYPLPKLSRLFRSYKEGDPLSESVRRNFLWNLESHGFVANSLEALEEAYLERPLDDLARKRVWAVGPLAAAAAEVGGAGAADDRGGPSSVPAAEVSAWLDRFPEGSVVYVCFGSLAVLTPAQAAAAAAALERSGAVFVWAARGGTEVPEGFDKRVGGRGLVLRGWAPQVAILAHAAVGWFVTHCGWNSLVEAASAGVAMLTWPMTADQHVNARLLVEEAGVALPACDGGLAAVPDPHELARTLAEAVRGERGRAVRDRAKELGRKAVEAVREGGSSYIALEEFIQELHNLNTK